In a single window of the Chiloscyllium punctatum isolate Juve2018m chromosome 25, sChiPun1.3, whole genome shotgun sequence genome:
- the LOC140495712 gene encoding probable G-protein coupled receptor 174 translates to MSLNASMCQDEQEHWKSEITLYAVVYGIILIPGFFGNSVALWVLIGNIKREKKAVIFMTNLALADLAHVLSLPLRIFYYITHNWPFGKFMCLFCFYLKFLNMYASILFLVCISVQRCVFLIHPFKYSSWRRRYDVALSIIGWLVVILMCLPFPIMRNTESFNSSQCFADLPMKQVNLASSILMLTVAELLGFVGPIAIILTCTWKTAQSLKENSTVPNNRGGSRALKLVLMCATVFLICFAPYHIFFLLNQLRKLNLIADCSARRNIEILHSVTLCLASMNACLDPFIYYFVTAEFREQLSRTSSFLVRSRHLSRESTTSR, encoded by the coding sequence ATGTCCCTTAATGCCAGCATGTGCCAAGATGAACAGGAGCACTGGAAAAGCGAGATAACTTTGTATGCAGTTGTCTACGGAATAATCCTTATCCCTGGCTTCTTTGGCAACAGCGTGGCCTTGTGGGTATTGATCGGAAACATCAAAAGGGAGAAGAAGGCAGTGATATTCATGACCAACCTAGCCCTGGCTGACTTGGCCCACGTTTTGAGCCTGCCCCTGAGGATCTTTTACTACATAACGCATAACTGGCCATTTGGAAAGTTCATGTGCTTGTTCTGTTTCTACCTGAAGTTTCTCAACATGTACGCCAGCATCTTGTTTTTAGTCTGCATCAGCGTCCAGCGTTGCGTTTTCCTCATCCACCCCTTCAAGTACAGTAGCTGGAGACGCAGGTATGATGTGGCCCTGAGTATTATTGGATGGCTGGTCGTCATCCTGATGTGCCTTCCATTCCCCATCATGAGAAACACCGAGTCGTTCAACAGCTCGCAATGCTTTGCGGATCTCCCCATGAAGCAGGTCAACCTGGCATCTTCCATACTCATGCTTACAGTAGCAGAGCTCCTGGGCTTTGTGGGGCCTATCGCCATCATTCTCACCTGTACCTGGAAGACTGCACAGTCACTGAAAGAGAATAGCACAGTCCCCAACAACCGAGGGGGAAGCAGAGCTTTGAAGCTCGTCTTGATGTGTGCAACCGTGTTCCTGATTTGCTTCGCTCCCTATCATATATTCTTCCTGTTAAACCAGCTGAGAAAGTTAAATCTCATTGCAGACTGCAGCGCACGGAGGAATATTGAGATCTTGCATTCAGTGACACTGTGCTTAGCCAGCATGAATGCCTGCTTGGACCCATTCATCTACTATTTTGTCACCGCCGAGTTCAGAGAGCAGCTTTCACGGACCAGCAGCTTCCTTGTAAGGAGCCGACACTTGAGCAGAGAAAGCACCACGAGTCGATAA